One window of Patescibacteria group bacterium genomic DNA carries:
- the serS gene encoding serine--tRNA ligase, whose translation MLDINFIIENLKILEKVTKDKGLRIDYKELLKLDDKRRSLIQEIDDLRQKRNANADLLKDQSKRSAELINEGKALKDKIAALESEYIKVLDEYDEIMLLVPNVISKDTPIGKDDRDNKEISKWGKIPKFKFKIKDHLQLGNNLDLLDLDRGVKVSGFRGYYLKNEGAQMQMALLLYTFNKLMAKGFTPFITPTLVREMALIGSGHFPFGKEEVYQIGNPGKLDSGEDIKEPLFLAGTSEPSLMAYHANETLKEGDLPKKYCGFSTCYRSEVGSYGKDTKGIYRLHEFMKIEQVIICQADIDEGLKYFEELRSIAEEILQDLKLPYHVIAVCTGDMGAGKYKMYDIETWMPSRNAYSETHSDSFLTDWQARRMNIKYKAKDGETKYVFSLNNTAIASPRILIALWENYQNEDGSVTIPAAIRPYMGNKEIILPKDN comes from the coding sequence ATGCTAGACATAAATTTTATCATAGAAAATTTAAAAATTCTTGAAAAAGTCACTAAAGACAAAGGACTTAGAATTGATTATAAGGAACTTCTAAAATTGGATGATAAACGAAGAAGTTTAATTCAGGAAATAGATGATTTGCGTCAAAAAAGAAATGCCAATGCTGATTTGCTTAAAGATCAGTCCAAGCGTTCTGCTGAATTAATAAATGAAGGCAAAGCTTTGAAAGATAAGATTGCAGCTTTAGAATCTGAATATATTAAGGTTTTAGACGAATATGACGAGATTATGCTTTTAGTGCCAAATGTAATCTCTAAAGACACGCCAATTGGCAAAGATGATAGAGATAATAAAGAAATTTCCAAGTGGGGTAAAATTCCCAAATTTAAATTTAAAATTAAAGATCATTTGCAATTAGGCAATAACTTAGACCTTTTAGATCTTGATAGGGGAGTGAAGGTTTCTGGCTTTCGCGGTTATTATTTAAAAAATGAGGGCGCGCAAATGCAGATGGCACTGTTGCTGTATACGTTTAATAAATTAATGGCAAAGGGCTTTACACCTTTTATTACCCCAACCTTAGTCAGGGAAATGGCTTTAATCGGCAGTGGACATTTCCCCTTTGGGAAAGAAGAAGTTTATCAAATTGGCAATCCAGGCAAATTAGATAGTGGCGAAGATATTAAGGAACCTTTATTTTTGGCTGGCACATCAGAGCCATCTTTAATGGCTTATCATGCCAATGAGACCCTTAAAGAAGGAGATTTGCCCAAAAAATATTGCGGTTTTTCAACCTGTTATCGTTCAGAAGTCGGCAGTTATGGCAAAGATACAAAAGGTATTTATCGCTTGCATGAATTTATGAAAATTGAACAAGTAATAATCTGCCAGGCTGACATTGATGAAGGCTTGAAATATTTCGAAGAGTTAAGAAGTATTGCCGAAGAAATTTTACAGGATTTAAAATTGCCATACCATGTAATTGCGGTTTGTACCGGCGATATGGGCGCTGGAAAATATAAAATGTATGATATTGAAACCTGGATGCCTTCAAGAAATGCCTATTCTGAAACCCATTCTGATTCATTTTTAACAGATTGGCAGGCGCGCAGGATGAATATAAAATATAAAGCGAAAGATGGAGAAACTAAATACGTTTTTTCATTAAATAATACTGCTATTGCTTCGCCAAGAATATTAATCGCACTCTGGGAAAATTATCAAAATGAAGATGGCTCAGTGACAATTCCTGCAGCCATTAGGCCGTATATGGGTAATAAAGAAATAATTTTACCCAAAGATAACTAA
- the lysS gene encoding lysine--tRNA ligase, which produces MTLDERKIRLEKLEKIREQGIDPYPSKFDKKNTLKQAFESKIGTKVKTAGRLMTIRDMGKLCFCHLMDESQKMQIALQADKIGKEEYDWFVKNLDIGDFIGIEGEVFKTHKGEISILVSKYTLLAKALRPLPEKWHGLVDEELRLRKRYLDFITHPELKELFYRKAKFWQTMRNFMLGEGFLEVETPVLETTAGGADAEPFVTHHNALDMDVYLRISMGELWQKRLMVAGFEKTFEIGRQFRNEGMSREHLQDYTQMECYMAYADYKDMMVLMEKMYKKIVKEVYNTMEFEINGFMVDFSKKWDSIDYVEKIKADFDLDVTKATREALVKKLKDLKVDFDANLSKARLIDVLWKQVRKTIAGPAFLINHPVEVAPLAKRDLKNSGRVQEFQIILGGSEMGKGYSELNDPIDQAERFNEQAKMRAAGDKEAQMPDQDFVEALEYCMPPTAGFGVSERFFSFLENKTARECQIFPLMRPEK; this is translated from the coding sequence ATGACCTTAGATGAACGCAAAATCCGTCTAGAAAAATTAGAAAAAATCAGAGAACAGGGAATAGATCCCTATCCTTCTAAATTTGATAAAAAAAATACTTTAAAACAAGCCTTTGAATCAAAAATAGGCACTAAGGTTAAAACAGCCGGCCGTTTGATGACAATTCGTGACATGGGCAAGCTTTGCTTTTGCCACTTAATGGATGAATCTCAGAAAATGCAAATTGCTTTGCAGGCAGATAAAATTGGCAAAGAAGAATATGACTGGTTTGTTAAAAATCTGGATATAGGTGATTTTATAGGCATAGAAGGCGAAGTTTTTAAAACCCATAAAGGTGAGATTTCAATTTTAGTTTCAAAATATACATTGTTAGCAAAGGCCTTAAGGCCTTTGCCGGAAAAATGGCATGGCCTAGTTGATGAGGAATTAAGGTTAAGAAAAAGATATCTGGATTTTATAACCCATCCGGAATTAAAAGAATTATTTTACCGCAAAGCAAAATTCTGGCAGACGATGCGTAATTTTATGCTAGGCGAAGGATTTTTGGAAGTTGAAACTCCTGTTCTGGAAACTACAGCAGGCGGTGCAGATGCCGAGCCATTTGTTACTCATCATAACGCTTTAGATATGGATGTTTATTTAAGAATTTCCATGGGTGAGCTTTGGCAAAAAAGACTGATGGTGGCTGGTTTTGAAAAAACTTTTGAAATCGGCCGACAATTTCGTAATGAAGGCATGAGCCGCGAGCATTTGCAGGATTATACCCAAATGGAATGTTATATGGCCTATGCTGATTACAAAGATATGATGGTTTTGATGGAAAAAATGTATAAAAAAATTGTTAAAGAAGTTTATAATACCATGGAATTTGAAATTAATGGTTTTATGGTTGATTTTAGTAAAAAATGGGATTCTATTGATTATGTGGAAAAAATAAAAGCAGATTTTGATTTGGATGTAACTAAAGCAACTAGAGAGGCATTGGTTAAAAAATTAAAAGATTTAAAAGTTGATTTTGATGCAAATTTATCAAAGGCACGTTTAATTGATGTTCTATGGAAACAAGTCAGAAAAACTATTGCCGGCCCGGCTTTTTTGATTAATCATCCGGTTGAAGTTGCGCCATTGGCTAAACGCGATCTCAAAAATTCTGGCAGAGTCCAAGAATTTCAGATAATTTTAGGTGGTTCAGAAATGGGCAAGGGATATTCAGAGCTTAATGATCCAATTGACCAGGCTGAGCGCTTTAATGAACAGGCCAAAATGCGGGCAGCAGGGGATAAGGAAGCACAAATGCCTGATCAGGATTTTGTTGAGGCTCTAGAGTATTGTATGCCTCCGACAGCGGGCTTTGGCGTGTCAGAGCGTTTCTTTTCATTTTTAGAAAATAAAACAGCACGAGAATGCCAGATTTTTCCGTTGATGAGGCCGGAGAAATGA